From the genome of Terriglobia bacterium, one region includes:
- the aceA gene encoding isocitrate lyase, translating into MGAKENDLTRDWRYNPRWNGVERPYSAQEVERLRGTLKIEHTLARHGAERLWNLMHSENYVAALGAMTGGQAVQMVQAGLQAIYVSGWQVAGDANTAGQVYPDQSLYPCDSVPALVKRINNALIRADQIWHQEGKNGINWFAPLVADAEAGFGGCLNAYELMKAMIEAGAAGVHFEDQLSSAKKCGHMGGKVLVPTVEAVQKLIAARLAADVMGVPTVLVARTDANSAKLLTSVIDERDKEFATGEHTVEGFVRIRGGIECAIARGLAYAPYADLLWCETAEPNLDEARRFAEAIRKEHPGKMLAYNCSPSFNWKKKLDDSTIARFQRELGAMGYKFQFITLAGFHSLNHAMFDLARGYKETGMTAYAQLQEREFAGEKEHGYRAVKHQQFVGTGYFDEVTQVIAGRAVSTTALAGSTEEEQFRAEHSNGDGSCPKIAQLMQTDSFVHPRDQLS; encoded by the coding sequence ATGGGTGCAAAAGAGAACGACCTGACGCGCGATTGGCGCTACAACCCGAGATGGAACGGCGTGGAGAGGCCTTACTCCGCGCAGGAGGTGGAGCGCCTGCGCGGCACTCTGAAAATTGAACATACCTTGGCGCGACACGGCGCCGAGCGTCTGTGGAACCTTATGCATTCAGAGAACTATGTGGCCGCTTTGGGCGCCATGACCGGCGGCCAGGCGGTGCAGATGGTGCAGGCTGGGCTGCAGGCCATCTACGTCAGTGGGTGGCAGGTGGCGGGCGACGCCAATACCGCGGGGCAGGTTTACCCCGACCAGAGCCTATATCCATGCGACAGTGTTCCGGCGCTCGTGAAGAGGATCAATAATGCACTGATTCGGGCTGACCAGATTTGGCACCAGGAAGGGAAGAACGGTATCAACTGGTTCGCGCCCCTGGTTGCCGACGCCGAGGCGGGCTTTGGCGGATGTCTCAACGCATACGAATTGATGAAGGCGATGATCGAGGCTGGAGCCGCCGGAGTTCACTTTGAAGATCAGTTGTCTTCGGCTAAGAAGTGCGGGCATATGGGTGGCAAGGTTCTGGTTCCGACCGTCGAGGCCGTCCAGAAATTGATTGCCGCGCGGCTGGCCGCGGACGTGATGGGAGTGCCGACGGTGCTTGTGGCGCGAACTGACGCCAACAGCGCAAAACTGCTTACGAGCGTCATCGACGAGCGCGACAAGGAATTTGCCACTGGCGAGCACACTGTCGAAGGCTTCGTACGCATCCGTGGCGGGATCGAGTGCGCTATCGCGCGCGGGTTGGCCTACGCACCTTATGCCGATCTCCTCTGGTGCGAAACCGCCGAACCTAACCTCGATGAGGCGAGGCGCTTTGCAGAGGCCATTCGCAAAGAGCACCCGGGCAAGATGCTGGCGTACAACTGCTCGCCGTCGTTCAACTGGAAGAAGAAACTCGACGACTCCACCATTGCCAGGTTCCAGCGCGAACTCGGCGCGATGGGCTACAAGTTCCAGTTCATCACGCTGGCCGGGTTCCACTCGCTGAACCACGCGATGTTCGACTTGGCACGGGGCTACAAGGAAACGGGAATGACGGCCTATGCGCAGCTGCAGGAGCGGGAATTTGCCGGCGAGAAAGAGCACGGCTATCGCGCGGTGAAGCACCAGCAGTTCGTCGGAACCGGTTACTTCGACGAAGTCACACAAGTGATTGCCGGGAGAGCGGTTTCAACGACGGCGCTTGCCGGATCTACCGAAGAAGAGCAGTTCCGGGCAGAACATTCGAACGGGGATGGGAGCTGTCCGAAAATAGCGCAATTGATGCAGACCGATAGCTTTGTGCATCCGAGAGACCAACTGAGCTAG
- a CDS encoding STAS domain-containing protein → MSLQLATRYLGDIAIVNCIGRIVLGDESAALRQHVKELLAESPNVVLNLAQVTYVDSSGVGVLMSLYTSARSGYGSIKLANLTTRVRDLLQITKLATIFEVFDSPEDAAASFNAAAGASVPSEWRP, encoded by the coding sequence ATGTCGCTTCAGCTTGCAACCCGCTACCTGGGTGATATCGCGATTGTTAACTGTATTGGCCGCATCGTGCTCGGCGACGAAAGTGCTGCCCTTCGTCAGCACGTCAAGGAGCTTCTGGCCGAATCCCCGAATGTCGTCCTGAATCTCGCGCAAGTTACGTATGTCGATAGCTCCGGCGTCGGGGTCCTCATGTCGCTTTACACTTCGGCACGGAGCGGCTACGGATCGATCAAGCTGGCGAATCTTACGACGCGTGTGCGCGACCTGCTGCAAATCACCAAGCTTGCCACAATCTTCGAAGTCTTCGATTCGCCGGAAGATGCGGCTGCCAGCTTTAATGCGGCTGCTGGCGCTTCGGTGCCATCCGAATGGCGCCCCTGA
- a CDS encoding tryptophanase has translation MPIRTIIEPFRIKSVEPIRWTTREEREKLLRDAYYNLFLLPADDVLIDLLTDSGTGAMSTYQWGAIMEGDESYAGSKSYDRFRDSIQDIFGYKHVIPTHQGRAAERILFNVMAKRGQIVPNNTHFDTTRANLEFVGGVALDLVIAEGKQPSLRHPFKGNMDVAALEQVIEREGREKIPLVMLTVTNNSGGGQPVSMGNAKAVSAVCRKHGIPLYFDACRFAENAYFIKLREPGYENKTPKEIAQEMFRLGDGCTMSAKKDGMANIGGFLCTNDDILAQQEKDLLILTEGYPTYGGLAGRDLEAIAVGVQEALHEDYLRYRIASTAYLGNHIAEHGVPIVQPPGGHAIYLDARAFVPHIPLEQFPGVALANELYLEGGIRSVEIGTLMFGKAAKMDLVRLAIPRRTYTQSHIDYVIEVILEVWRKRNEIRGLNISYEPPFLRHFTARFEQMPVSATVAGHPK, from the coding sequence ATGCCGATCCGCACCATTATCGAGCCTTTTCGCATTAAGAGCGTTGAACCGATCCGCTGGACTACGCGCGAGGAACGCGAAAAGCTGCTTCGTGACGCGTACTACAACCTCTTTCTTCTCCCTGCCGATGACGTCCTGATCGATCTGCTCACCGACTCTGGCACCGGCGCAATGTCCACCTACCAGTGGGGTGCCATCATGGAAGGGGACGAGAGCTACGCCGGGAGCAAAAGTTACGACCGCTTCCGTGACTCTATCCAGGACATATTCGGATACAAGCACGTCATTCCGACGCACCAGGGACGCGCCGCAGAACGGATACTGTTCAACGTGATGGCGAAGCGCGGCCAGATCGTACCTAACAACACGCATTTTGATACCACCCGCGCGAACCTCGAGTTCGTCGGCGGAGTGGCGCTCGACTTAGTCATTGCAGAGGGCAAGCAGCCGAGCCTGAGGCACCCGTTCAAGGGCAACATGGATGTCGCGGCCCTTGAGCAGGTGATCGAACGCGAAGGTCGCGAGAAGATTCCGCTGGTCATGCTGACCGTGACCAACAACTCCGGCGGTGGTCAACCAGTGTCCATGGGGAATGCGAAGGCAGTCAGCGCGGTATGTCGAAAGCATGGCATCCCCCTGTATTTTGACGCCTGCCGCTTCGCCGAGAATGCGTATTTCATCAAGCTTCGCGAACCCGGCTATGAGAACAAGACACCGAAAGAAATCGCGCAGGAGATGTTCCGCCTCGGCGACGGATGCACCATGTCAGCCAAGAAGGACGGCATGGCCAACATTGGAGGATTTCTATGCACGAACGACGACATCCTGGCGCAACAGGAAAAGGACCTGCTGATTCTGACCGAGGGCTATCCGACCTACGGTGGCTTGGCCGGGCGCGACCTTGAGGCCATCGCCGTAGGCGTGCAGGAGGCACTCCATGAAGATTACCTGCGGTATCGAATAGCCTCGACTGCATATCTCGGCAATCACATTGCCGAACACGGAGTGCCTATCGTGCAGCCTCCCGGCGGACACGCCATCTATCTCGACGCGCGCGCATTTGTTCCGCACATCCCGCTTGAGCAGTTTCCCGGTGTTGCCCTGGCAAATGAACTGTACCTCGAAGGGGGAATCCGCTCGGTCGAAATTGGAACTCTGATGTTCGGCAAAGCGGCAAAAATGGACCTGGTCCGACTCGCGATCCCGCGGCGAACCTACACGCAGAGTCACATCGACTATGTCATCGAGGTCATTCTCGAGGTCTGGCGCAAGAGGAACGAAATTCGCGGACTGAATATCTCTTATGAACCGCCCTTCCTCCGGCACTTCACGGCACGATTCGAGCAGATGCCGGTTTCGGCAACGGTTGCGGGACATCCGAAGTAG
- a CDS encoding tetratricopeptide repeat protein encodes MKTREQALLADLKQDLWDRRIARGMSLLEKNLPMLVSLGPEQPDAGALLGYLAQWIDLGFDNRELLARVLVKFQTPVRAQLKLCDYLHLRMAEGLLAMAGESFEAAIAHFDFVLMVGEEIEDKETLAIADFWKGRCLRRKGEYDLALTCTVRGCELANSLGHPKMAAVMRVLESWLVFQKGVPQEALKILQSAEAVLASTDDYITLGNIHSSYGRIARREGRYHQAIDHFTRAITEYKKRDPEHRNVARSLANLAFVKRLIALELLRKLDAEIRRRKSGTAKPKPPSSRSHRKQRFEELREEAFSHLAEAREIYARRPNHHGLGTVHLNIGYLYLDTGDLEQAENEGTAAFKLGDETKDLIIMARARLLQCMVENAKVEEEIGGAADPGAHARSAMEFAADAVELSKRTQNRRLLANSYIWEGLTHCNSYFENLEAARRSYDTVMKFLKDYRPDYMREDLQRLKRRAFEAGTVNSTLRAWSQGSLGDKTFQQVTEEFAELVIPKVWEREGRKVSRVASRLSISPKKVRRILNRTGRKKPGNR; translated from the coding sequence ATGAAGACAAGAGAACAGGCTCTTCTCGCGGATCTGAAGCAGGACCTTTGGGATCGCAGGATCGCGCGGGGCATGTCGCTACTGGAAAAAAACCTGCCGATGCTCGTTTCGTTGGGGCCAGAGCAGCCTGACGCCGGCGCGCTCCTCGGCTATCTTGCCCAATGGATCGACCTCGGCTTCGACAATCGCGAACTACTCGCCCGAGTTCTAGTCAAATTTCAGACGCCTGTTCGCGCTCAACTCAAGCTTTGCGACTACCTGCACCTGCGCATGGCCGAGGGTCTCCTCGCAATGGCCGGCGAATCGTTCGAGGCGGCCATAGCGCATTTCGATTTTGTGCTCATGGTAGGTGAAGAAATCGAAGACAAGGAAACCCTGGCCATCGCCGATTTCTGGAAAGGGCGCTGCCTTCGACGAAAAGGCGAATACGACCTGGCACTCACCTGCACCGTACGCGGCTGCGAACTTGCAAACTCTCTCGGACATCCGAAAATGGCCGCCGTAATGCGTGTCCTCGAAAGCTGGCTCGTTTTTCAGAAGGGCGTCCCGCAAGAGGCATTAAAAATCCTGCAAAGCGCCGAGGCCGTCCTGGCTTCTACCGACGACTACATCACCCTCGGTAACATACATTCTTCCTATGGCCGTATTGCGCGACGCGAGGGCCGCTATCACCAGGCGATCGACCATTTCACCCGGGCCATCACCGAGTACAAGAAGCGTGACCCGGAGCATCGCAACGTCGCTCGTTCGCTTGCAAACCTTGCGTTCGTCAAACGTCTGATCGCGCTCGAACTCCTGCGGAAGCTCGACGCAGAGATCAGGCGCCGCAAGTCCGGCACTGCGAAACCCAAACCGCCGAGTTCCCGTAGCCATCGCAAACAGAGGTTTGAGGAGCTTCGCGAGGAAGCATTCAGTCACCTGGCGGAAGCCAGAGAAATTTACGCAAGACGGCCTAACCATCACGGCCTCGGAACGGTTCACCTCAATATCGGGTATCTCTATCTCGATACGGGAGACCTGGAGCAAGCGGAAAACGAAGGAACTGCCGCCTTCAAACTCGGCGACGAGACAAAGGATTTGATAATAATGGCGCGCGCCCGCCTGCTGCAGTGCATGGTAGAAAACGCCAAAGTCGAAGAAGAAATCGGGGGAGCCGCTGATCCTGGTGCTCATGCGCGCTCGGCAATGGAATTCGCAGCCGATGCAGTAGAACTCTCCAAGCGCACCCAAAATCGCCGCCTTCTCGCGAACTCCTACATCTGGGAAGGGCTTACGCACTGCAACTCCTATTTCGAGAACCTCGAAGCCGCAAGGCGGTCGTACGACACGGTGATGAAGTTCCTGAAGGACTATCGTCCAGACTATATGCGTGAAGACCTTCAGAGACTGAAGCGCCGCGCCTTCGAAGCTGGCACCGTGAATTCCACATTGCGCGCATGGTCGCAGGGATCGCTCGGCGACAAGACCTTCCAACAGGTGACGGAAGAATTCGCGGAGCTGGTGATTCCGAAAGTCTGGGAGCGCGAAGGCCGCAAGGTCTCGCGTGTGGCCTCGCGGCTGTCCATCTCGCCCAAGAAGGTTCGGCGAATTCTCAACCGAACGGGCCGAAAAAAGCCCGGAAATCGATAG
- a CDS encoding alkaline phosphatase family protein, producing the protein MKYIASLFVFLGSVVASAQVPHFKHVVVVVEENHSYSHVIGNPAMPYLDHLANMYGLAKDYYANRHPSIGNYFMLTTGKIITNNDGYTGVLTGSNVVQRLLTAGRSWKVYAESLPYTGYIGGDRFPYLKHHNPFAYFSDVRNSSTQRSHIVSTTHLSTDLSNNALPNYAFIVPNVLHDAHNCPYGGTCSENLKLSVADSWLKTHIAPILANPSFKASGVLVIVFDESTTSDTAHGGGHVAAVVASSQSKMGYRSTTFHQHQSVLKMTCSALSLSSCPGAAASASPMSEFFK; encoded by the coding sequence GTGAAGTACATTGCATCTCTGTTTGTATTTCTGGGCAGTGTGGTTGCGAGCGCCCAGGTCCCCCATTTCAAACATGTCGTGGTTGTCGTGGAAGAAAACCACTCCTACTCGCACGTGATTGGCAATCCGGCAATGCCCTACCTGGACCATTTGGCAAACATGTACGGCCTGGCGAAGGATTATTACGCCAACAGACATCCCTCGATCGGCAATTACTTCATGCTGACCACGGGCAAGATCATCACCAACAACGACGGATACACAGGAGTGCTGACCGGAAGCAACGTGGTTCAGCGGTTGCTGACGGCAGGCAGGAGTTGGAAGGTTTACGCCGAAAGTCTTCCTTACACCGGATACATCGGCGGCGATCGCTTCCCATATCTCAAACACCACAACCCGTTCGCGTACTTTTCAGACGTCCGCAACAGCAGCACACAAAGGTCGCACATTGTCTCGACCACGCACCTGAGCACTGATCTCTCCAACAACGCGCTTCCGAATTATGCGTTCATCGTGCCGAATGTTCTGCACGATGCCCACAATTGTCCATACGGCGGGACGTGTTCCGAGAACCTGAAACTCTCAGTAGCCGATTCGTGGCTGAAGACGCACATCGCTCCCATTCTTGCCAATCCGTCGTTCAAGGCCAGTGGCGTTCTGGTGATCGTGTTCGACGAATCGACCACGAGCGATACAGCTCATGGTGGCGGCCACGTTGCGGCGGTAGTCGCAAGTTCGCAGTCAAAAATGGGATATCGTTCAACCACGTTCCATCAACATCAGTCGGTGCTCAAAATGACGTGCAGTGCGCTGAGCCTAAGTTCCTGCCCTGGAGCTGCGGCATCGGCCAGCCCAATGTCGGAATTCTTCAAGTGA
- a CDS encoding energy transducer TonB: MKNIYRKFVVVAVVILAMALMRPAQAEDRKVKTQIEPVYPELAKSMHLTGTVRVEVTVNEQGTVKDTKVVGGNPVLADAAVKAVQKWKFEPGPQETKLLTFDFKGN, translated from the coding sequence ATGAAGAACATCTACAGGAAATTCGTCGTGGTAGCCGTAGTGATTCTGGCGATGGCCCTGATGCGGCCGGCCCAGGCTGAAGACCGCAAAGTCAAGACGCAGATCGAGCCGGTTTATCCGGAACTTGCAAAGTCCATGCACCTGACCGGCACGGTAAGAGTTGAAGTCACAGTTAACGAACAGGGCACCGTGAAGGACACAAAGGTCGTCGGCGGCAACCCCGTTCTAGCCGATGCCGCCGTCAAAGCCGTGCAGAAGTGGAAGTTCGAGCCTGGTCCGCAAGAGACCAAGCTGCTCACCTTCGATTTCAAGGGAAACTAA
- a CDS encoding FdhF/YdeP family oxidoreductase encodes MEEHAESRAGKAFDRKSWVSLVPYGLHQQHPNAYKEIAEIAWENRDNLGYALRILKNGCCDGCSLGTTGMRDWTMKGIHLCSLRLKLLRLNTMAAMDYRLLEDASRLQDKNEGELRNLGRLPVPMIRRKGEKGFRRVSWDQATTVIADQFRTIDPHRVGWYLTSRGLTNEAYYAHQKVARFIGTNHIDTSARICHAPSTVGLSATVGCAATTCSYSDWVGTDLLILIGTNLANNQPVTTKYLYYAKKAGTKVVVINPYEEPGLKRYWVPSVTESALFGTRIADDYFQIHAGGDIPFFYGVLKHLIDNDWVDRDFIYQRTVGWEDLESKVRPLSWETLERGSGLTRADMFRFAEMFGKATSAIAVWSMGITQHSYGTDNVKAIVNLQLARGNVGRRHTGLMPIRGHSGVQGGAEMGAMPGAYVMGSPVTEENATKFADPLMWGFQPPAWKGLSAAHMVLAASRGEIDALWQSGGNFKQTLPEPNLVHDALANIKLRIHQDIVVNPTMFVDPADTVVLLPAKTRYEQRGGGTETSTERRIIYSPEIPGPRVEEAKDEWEIPVLVARKLDPERARKFFQWRDTQDIRDEIDRVCPTYKGIANMKKKGDSFQYGGPRLLVDKFLTPDGLGHFSAVVLPDEKVPEGHFLLGTRRGKQFNSIIHADKDPLTGARRQDIFMAQEDADRLGLKNGDEITLRNNIGEFRGRVRIDRIRPGCLQAHWPEVNKIIPAGRLDASGVPDYNTTVEVLAAACLSKPSIAAD; translated from the coding sequence ATGGAAGAGCACGCTGAATCGCGTGCAGGCAAAGCTTTCGACCGGAAAAGTTGGGTGAGTCTCGTCCCATATGGTCTTCACCAGCAGCACCCAAACGCTTACAAGGAAATCGCCGAGATCGCGTGGGAGAACCGCGACAATCTCGGTTATGCCTTACGCATCCTGAAGAACGGTTGCTGCGATGGTTGCTCGCTCGGCACCACCGGGATGCGCGATTGGACGATGAAGGGCATTCATCTCTGTTCGTTGCGTCTGAAATTGCTGCGCCTCAACACTATGGCAGCCATGGATTATCGGCTTCTTGAGGATGCCAGTCGTCTGCAGGATAAGAATGAAGGTGAGTTACGCAATCTGGGGCGCCTTCCGGTTCCCATGATTCGTCGCAAGGGCGAGAAAGGTTTTCGCCGCGTTTCGTGGGACCAAGCGACGACGGTTATTGCCGACCAGTTCCGCACCATCGATCCGCACCGTGTCGGCTGGTATCTCACCTCGCGCGGGCTGACCAACGAAGCCTACTACGCCCACCAGAAGGTCGCTCGTTTTATTGGCACTAACCACATCGACACAAGCGCCCGCATCTGCCACGCTCCCAGTACTGTCGGACTCAGCGCCACGGTTGGCTGTGCCGCTACTACCTGTTCCTACTCGGATTGGGTTGGCACCGACCTGTTAATCCTCATCGGCACCAACCTCGCGAACAATCAACCGGTCACGACTAAGTATCTTTACTATGCGAAGAAGGCTGGTACAAAGGTAGTCGTCATCAACCCCTACGAGGAACCGGGCCTGAAGCGATACTGGGTTCCCTCCGTTACCGAGAGCGCCCTGTTCGGCACCAGGATTGCCGACGATTATTTTCAAATCCACGCCGGCGGCGACATCCCGTTCTTCTATGGCGTTCTCAAGCACCTCATCGATAACGACTGGGTAGATCGCGACTTCATCTACCAGCGGACCGTCGGTTGGGAGGATCTTGAATCCAAGGTCCGCCCGCTCTCCTGGGAGACGTTGGAACGCGGCTCCGGTCTTACTCGCGCCGACATGTTTCGCTTTGCCGAAATGTTCGGCAAAGCAACCTCTGCGATCGCCGTCTGGAGCATGGGAATCACCCAGCACTCCTATGGCACCGACAACGTGAAGGCCATCGTGAACCTGCAACTTGCGCGTGGAAACGTCGGGCGTCGTCACACCGGACTCATGCCAATTCGTGGACACAGCGGCGTCCAGGGCGGTGCTGAGATGGGCGCCATGCCCGGCGCTTACGTCATGGGCTCGCCTGTAACCGAGGAGAACGCAACGAAATTCGCCGATCCCCTGATGTGGGGATTCCAGCCTCCGGCATGGAAGGGTCTGAGCGCCGCGCACATGGTGCTCGCCGCCTCCCGTGGCGAAATTGATGCCTTGTGGCAGAGCGGCGGCAACTTCAAGCAGACTTTGCCTGAGCCCAATCTCGTTCACGATGCTCTCGCTAACATCAAGTTGCGAATCCACCAGGACATCGTCGTCAACCCGACCATGTTCGTCGATCCGGCCGACACCGTGGTCCTTCTTCCTGCGAAGACCCGTTACGAGCAACGCGGTGGCGGCACGGAAACCAGCACCGAGCGCCGCATCATCTATAGTCCGGAAATTCCTGGCCCACGCGTCGAAGAGGCCAAAGATGAATGGGAGATTCCGGTTCTAGTGGCGCGCAAACTCGATCCTGAGCGCGCCCGCAAATTCTTCCAATGGCGCGACACACAGGACATCCGGGACGAGATTGATCGTGTATGTCCAACATACAAGGGCATCGCGAACATGAAGAAGAAGGGCGACAGTTTCCAGTACGGTGGCCCGCGACTCCTCGTTGACAAGTTCCTCACGCCCGACGGCCTCGGCCATTTTTCCGCGGTCGTTCTACCAGACGAGAAAGTCCCCGAAGGGCATTTCCTTCTGGGCACTCGCCGTGGCAAGCAGTTCAACAGCATCATTCATGCCGACAAGGATCCACTCACAGGTGCTCGCCGCCAAGATATCTTCATGGCGCAGGAGGACGCCGACCGTCTCGGCCTGAAGAACGGCGACGAGATAACATTGCGCAACAACATTGGCGAGTTCCGTGGGCGCGTTCGCATTGATCGCATTCGCCCAGGGTGTCTGCAGGCGCATTGGCCGGAGGTCAACAAGATCATCCCGGCCGGACGCCTCGACGCCAGCGGTGTGCCCGACTACAACACGACTGTTGAAGTGCTCGCGGCCGCTTGCCTGTCGAAACCGTCGATCGCAGCAGATTGA
- a CDS encoding RNA polymerase sigma factor, protein MNSNHVIQKPKRDDDNAIVKRACAGDIEAFGILYKKYRNRIHALCLRMIKDPFIAEDVLQESFLCAFRRINTFRGDSLFSTWLHRIAVNAVLMYFRRCKTTPTENADTELTYDDGEPLEGERFHVEDRHLTHSVERIELEHAINSLPPGYRIMFVLHDIEGFEHSEIAAILGCTQGNTKSQLFKARRRLRELLLDFEEQSPEREERLAA, encoded by the coding sequence GTGAATTCCAACCATGTCATACAAAAGCCAAAACGCGATGACGACAATGCAATCGTGAAGCGCGCCTGCGCGGGCGATATCGAAGCGTTCGGAATCCTTTACAAAAAGTATCGCAACCGAATTCATGCTCTTTGTCTGCGCATGATCAAGGATCCCTTCATAGCCGAAGACGTTCTGCAGGAGAGTTTTCTCTGTGCGTTCCGACGTATCAACACTTTTCGGGGAGACTCCCTATTCTCCACCTGGCTGCACCGTATCGCCGTAAATGCTGTCCTTATGTACTTCCGACGGTGCAAGACCACCCCGACGGAGAATGCTGACACCGAACTGACCTATGACGATGGCGAGCCGCTCGAAGGTGAGCGATTCCATGTCGAGGACCGGCATCTCACCCATTCCGTTGAGCGCATCGAACTCGAGCATGCCATCAATTCTTTGCCGCCGGGATATCGCATCATGTTCGTGCTACACGACATTGAGGGCTTCGAACACTCGGAAATTGCTGCGATTCTGGGCTGTACGCAGGGGAATACGAAGTCGCAGCTGTTCAAGGCCAGGCGGCGGCTTCGCGAGTTGCTGCTCGATTTCGAAGAGCAGTCGCCAGAAAGGGAAGAGAGACTCGCGGCTTGA
- a CDS encoding AraC family transcriptional regulator, protein MAKIAVEVEQALADRKRTGGAGGVRGRVLAEGGGWVVEDVVCNSGPDDRPFEELHSHVSIAMVVVGTFQYRSESGRALMTPGSLLLGNAGQCFECDHRHAAGDRCIAFRFDPEFFDKLVRDDSGIHHARFGIQRLPPMRQFSLLFAQTVSNLLGSIEGDWEEIALTLAATAARIANGYPYDNVRVPLSSEARVTRTVRQINAEPTGTHTLEELACEAGLSPYHFLRVFEQITGLTPHQYVRRARLRDAAARIRVEPSRILDIALDSGFGDVSNFNRAFRNEFGLNPRAYRAGRAA, encoded by the coding sequence TTGGCGAAAATTGCGGTCGAAGTCGAACAAGCTCTAGCGGATCGCAAGCGGACCGGCGGTGCAGGCGGCGTCAGAGGGCGCGTGCTGGCGGAAGGTGGAGGCTGGGTTGTAGAAGATGTGGTCTGTAACTCCGGCCCAGACGATCGTCCATTCGAGGAATTGCATTCACACGTATCTATCGCGATGGTGGTGGTCGGAACCTTTCAGTACCGGTCCGAATCCGGACGCGCACTGATGACTCCGGGTTCGCTGCTGCTCGGCAATGCGGGCCAATGCTTCGAATGCGATCATCGACACGCCGCTGGCGACCGCTGCATCGCGTTCCGCTTCGACCCGGAATTCTTCGACAAGTTGGTGAGAGATGATTCGGGAATTCATCATGCCCGATTCGGCATTCAGCGGCTGCCGCCCATGCGTCAATTCTCTCTGCTATTCGCGCAGACAGTCTCAAACCTGTTGGGATCTATCGAAGGTGACTGGGAAGAGATTGCTCTGACTCTCGCCGCTACAGCGGCACGCATTGCGAATGGATACCCTTATGACAACGTAAGAGTGCCTCTAAGTTCCGAGGCCCGAGTGACGCGGACCGTACGGCAGATCAATGCTGAGCCGACCGGTACACATACGTTGGAAGAACTGGCGTGCGAAGCGGGACTCAGTCCCTATCATTTTCTGCGCGTTTTCGAGCAAATAACGGGACTTACACCACACCAATATGTCCGCCGGGCAAGGCTGCGCGATGCTGCCGCACGGATCAGGGTCGAACCATCAAGAATTCTCGACATCGCTCTCGATTCCGGTTTCGGAGATGTCTCGAATTTCAATCGCGCATTCCGGAACGAGTTCGGATTGAATCCTCGTGCTTACCGGGCGGGGCGTGCCGCATAA